TCTATTAGCCCTGTCATTCCCAAAGGCCCTAGCCTCAGTGCCCTCATCTGACTACATTAGGACAGTTTTCCCCTACTGGGCCAAAGGAGAACCTGGGAgtctctctcccccacccaccTTAGCCACTCAGCAGCTACTTGGGGCCTGGTATCTGACACTTGGGCAATCACTGCTCTGTTTGTACTGCCAAAGCCTCTGAATAAAACCTGAGGCCAGCTTCTCAGGCCCACTTCAGAGTGGCTTAGGTAGGGTGGCTGGGATGTATGTGTGCTCATGTGCACCTATGCCTTGCTCTAGGCTAGTAAGACCCTCCCTGGCAGTGCCTATCTCCTGACTTGCAGGGGAccttccagccccagcccctcagcTACAGCAGTGATTCAGCTATCTGGACCTATCCCTGAGCCTTTAACAGCACCTATTCTGGCCACAGAGAGAACACTCTCCTCCTTCGCTTCCTGTTTTAAGCACCGAAATGCCAAGAGAGGTGAAAGGCAACTGATAGCCTAAAGTAACTGGCCATAATCCAGGCTCGATGGGCTTCTAGAAAATAAAGCGGAGAAGGGTAGGGGCTGAGGCTACCCTGAGATTTCAGGCAAACAGGCTTTATCTTCTTATGTGTGTTTGAAGCTTAGCGATCTGTGAGCTTTCGATAATTGGGTTGCTGACCTTTCAGCTGCACTCCTTTTCCCCTGTTGGCGTAATGGAACGGGTCAGCAAATCCTTTGTTTTTAGTGCCCATAAGCCTGTGCCTAACAGTGACTCTGGATTTCCTGGCCCAGGGTGGGACAGAGCTAACATGCCCAACCAGCTGGATGAGGCTGGCTATGGGACTGACCTGCCACACACCCATTGTGTGTGGCATTAATGGATGGAAACCATTAATGTCCAAATTACTCACACCCCTTTCCAAATAGGTCAGAAATGCTTGGTTGCCACAATGTATAACTTAGAAAAGGTTAGAATGGGAGTTGTAAAAGCTAAAGATGTTACAGCTAAATGAAGGAGCAGAATTCAGGAGCCTAAGTATGTTGGAAGGAGGGAAACATTTACCGAGTGTTTATAACAAGCCACACATGGTGCTAAGTACTCTCACATAACTTATCACATTACCTGAGAAGTagtatcatcttcattttatagatgagaaaggtAAAGTTAAGAAAGGATAAGAACTACCTTTGTATACAGGTCTAGGTTTGAATTCTGGCCCCACTTCTTACTAGGAAGTAACTCTAAGTAAGCTAACTAACTTGAGTTtatttctcatgtataaaatagggataaagaTGCCTGCTCTGCTGGTTTAAATAACAACATAGCTTGTAAGTAAGGGCACTCACACGGCTCTTGGCACTCAGGAGTCACTACGCTGTCATCAACAGTAACAGTAACTTAACTGAGGTCATAAAAATTCAAATCCAGGTTTTCTGACCCCAAGTCCAGTGCTCATGGGGAAAGGAGCTAATTTGCACATAATTTCTGAAGTCCAGTAGGTACAGATGAACATTCCTAaccccaaaatccaaaatgctccaaactCCAAAACTTTTTGAGGGCCTCAATGACACCACAGGTAGAAAACTCCACACATCAAGTACTTAACACAAATTTGGTTTcatgaacaaaataatttaaaatattgtataaaattaccttcaggtaATCTGTGCATAagatgtatataaaacataaatgaatttcatgtttagatttgggtcccattcccaagatatctcattatgcaTAATGCGAATatcccaaaatccaaaaaaacctgaaatctgaaacacttctgctcccaagtatttcagataagggatattcaacctgtatagGAGCCAGATTAACAACTAATTATCCTATAAAGTGTTAAGCGTAGAAGCCCATACAAGGCATGGAAATGCCCCGGCCGGAAGTAACCCTTGAAAATAAGTTACCAGGAAAACAAGTCTGTAAGCAGGGCCATATTTTCTCTGTAGAACCAGCAAAGGTGAAAACAACGAGACTGGAAATCATTTGGGAGAGCAATGACCAAGAGGCGAAGGCTAAACCTTAACAACTGAAGGATCCTTTCAGTGAACTGGGTGGTCTATTGTacatgttacacacacacacatacacacacacacacacacacacacacacagaggcgtTTCTCTTCTTAGGTTGTACAAACACACTTCAAACTGGAACTCCTAATCCCCACAGCACCACACACGTTACGCTGTCCTCCCACACAGAGAACATCGCCTCTTATTTTGTTCCCTGGCAATCTTCCCCCAAAGGATACACTAGAAACAATTTTTTGGTCATGTTTGGCAGCCGGTAGAAGATTCAAGCTGGCACTCGGCAAATATAGTTATTTATACTATAATACTAAAAATCTTGCATTCTGCAATATCACACtccaaaaatgacagaaaagggGGTTGGGGAAGACCACTCAAAACCTATGGAATTCTGTAACTGGAGCAATAACAAAAGAGAATGAAGCCTAATGATGATGCTAATGCAGTACCCCCACCACCTGTACACCAGTCCTCAGCAGCCTTAAATCCTGGTGCTTATACTGCTTCCTGAGATGTAGGTCCTTTGATATGTAATCTTAGCAGAGATGCattccatcaaaattaaaactgagatCCAGGACAGGGCCTTcttcatcaattttttaaaacaaggtgGGTGAGGTGTCGTCACAGCTTCTTCCATTCCACTCACAGTTTCCCCTGAGAGCTGAACATCATGGAAAGGCTAGCAGTGCTTCTAGAAGCTACTAAACCAGCCTCTACTTGCAATAAAGGAAGGCGCTTCTagaaaattttcagcttttttcttaAGCTATTCAATCTTGTCCctgatcatttaaaaacattaatgttCTGCAGAAAATCTAACATAATTTTGGGTCATTCTGACACCATTTCTCTATTTCCCAATTGCATATATGCTATTTCCCACCAAAAAAACAATGTTGTTACAGACACGCATGGTCATGAAAATAGTCACTTCACTCTGGTGATTCCTTCCCTTCTAGGTCAGAGGTGCCCGTGGCCCTAAGAATATGCAATACAGTTCACATACAAGTCACTCCAAAATCCAGAAAGTGCATCCTGGCCCTATGGCTGCACCCAAGCTTCACTCCAAAGGTGCCACTACAGCCATCAGCAAGCCTACACCAGGAGACATCTCCCCTCAGTCATGGCGGGGAGAGAACACATGCAGGAGGGAAAAGGTTAGCAGAGGAGTATCAGGACTAGGCCCCTCGATTTTGATCACAGACAGCAATTTCCCTGACCCTGGGCAAGAACACAAGGCTGCAGCTGATGCAGAAACAGAAATCCCATTTCATGTGCTCACAGCCTGTTTAACCTAGGCCATCTGAGAGGAAACCAGGAAGCATCTGATGGGAAGCCAGGACTGCAGACTAAAACCACTATTCTGGGCAGACAAAGGTATGCCTGAGTTCCCCATGCTCTTCCACTcacttaacaaatgtttactgagtgcctcgtatgtgccaggcactggggaccaGTGAGGACCCAAGCAACACAATGAAGAGCCAAGAGCCCCAAAGAGGTGAGGGGCATGGGGTCAGCATTCTCCTCTAGCACCAACAGGCACATGCAGTATGACTCTGGGCTAAGTCACAGCCTGGCCGTGATTCCtccatctgtagaatggagaAAAACGAACCGTGCACATTTCACGTGACTGTTTCAAAAAAGGTAAGACATaactaaattctttttaaaataaaatgcttttaggaagggagggaaaggaaggaaggattatttcccaggctggattaAAACACCTTCATATCAAGTgcagagggaaggaaaaacaaactggAAATGGCTAAGAAACCATATAGAACTAGTTTTTTCCCAAGGGCCTACAGAAGCTTTCACAGAACTCAAGGCTTTCGGGAAGTCAATtcatttccttctgttctttcttcctgggCCCAGTAAGTCAGTGATGCACTGTAATATAATCCAGTACTCAATTATCACCTtgggaaataaatggaaagacactcTAAGAGATAGCTCTCTTCACTGGGCCATCAAAGGGCAAATCAGCTGAGACCAACACAGTAATAGACTCGTTTATTTCTCAGAATTTAGTTTGCTGCTTGATATTACCTGCAAATGTGAGGCAATCACACAACGTCCTTGAGGCTCTAATCCCAGACTTGTCTGAGCACCATCCACAGGCAGCTCGGCCCATCAAAGGTCCAAAAGAAACCTCCTAACTTGGGCCAGGTATTTTGGTTTCAAATAGTCACCCAGCTCGTCCTTAGTGACCCACACATGATGGCCCTTATTCCCAGCCTGGGAAAAGTCTCCAGTTAATAGCAGCGCTTTGAAGAAGAACACCTTGGCCCCGAGGTTACTCTCTGTCCGCATTGCCTGGGGGAACTTGAATGTGTAGTGCCCACAGGGTGCATTTCCTAGGAACTTGGCTTCCATGTTGTTTTctgaagagggaggaaaagaaaaatcacaattgGAAGGTAAGGATACAGCCATCTGTTTACTCTGGCTCCCAAAATTATAGGGGGTCTCTGCAAGATCTGGCCCTGAGGTAAAATCAATCCCTAGGAATAGGACTAGAGCCATTCCTGAAAAGAGCCTCCTCCCCTCTCAATCCAAATGCTTCCTGGCCTGTGGAGCCCAGATTCACTGGGCTCATTTCCATGTGCCAAGCTACTGTTTTTAGACTGAAAGTCAGCAACACAGTTACGATGACACCTGGGAGTCACAGCACCTAGTTCCTACGTTCAGCCCAGTCACTATCTGTTGGTGAAGGTCCAGGACATTTGGTCTGTAAAACAAAGTTCACCCACCTTTGAAAAGGGTGTCACATGGAAAGCATTAAAAAGGACCCCAGTTTTAACTCCTACCAAGTGAAAAAAGTCATAAACAAAGTTAAAGACAAATTAGATGAGTAGACAATATCTGTAATCTATAACTAAGGGTTAATAACCCCAATCCAGCATTTCAAAGGATGGGGAAATGTTGGACTACTAAATGGCATCTGAAGAACTGACTAGCCAGATGGGAAAAACCAAGCTGGATCCCATACTCGGTCCTCACATTAAAATTGATACCATATAGATCAAAGATTTAACAATAGACATTTtaacttttcattaaaaattggtTAATTCTGGATGGTTTTTTCATGgacatttaatattttccaatcttttctgtattttttttttccgagacagtctctcgctttgtcacccaggctggagtgcagtggtgcaatcttggctcactacaacctctgcctcctgggttcaaaggattcttatgcctcagcctcctgaatagctgggattacaggcatgtgccaccacgctcagctaatattttttttttgtatttttagtacagacggggttttgccatgttggtcaggctggtcttaaacttgtggcctcaagtgatccgcctgcctaggcctcccgaagtgctgggcaTATTTTCTAATTACAATAAAAACATACGAGCATTAGAAGAAAATGCAGGATGCTTTCTTAAACCTTAAGATATTATTTGAGAGGGCAAGGCCTTTCTaagcaagaaacaaaatttttaagcccaaaaaacaaaagatttatatttgtctacataaaaattaaatctttctgcaaggaaaaatgaagcacaaaaaaagtcaaagacaaaatgacaaactaggaaaaatattttcaacacattcaacaaagaaatatcttaaGGTATAAGAAGCACTTAAAAATCAAtgcagatactcaggaagctgaggcaggagtactgcttgagaataggagttcaaggccagcctgggcaacatagcaagattccatctctaaaagaaaaaaaatcagtgaggaaaacaaacaacaaattaaaaagaaaaatgaaccaaGCACATGAACAGTAAGctcacatgaaaataaatatcacTGGCCCATAAATACATTAAAAGGTGTTCAatcttattaataatttaaagaaataaagttaaaCAACAATATACATCATTATTAGTGAAGTTCAAAAACTTAGCTGTACACTGCTTATGAAGGATAAGGAAAAAACCTGTACTTTCACACATATTTTGGAGGGGTTATAAATTAGTATAACTGCTATTAATTGGCAAGAGGTGTCAATTTAATTGCACATGCCCTTTGACCTAGCAACTCCAGTTCTAGACTTTTATCCTACCAGGTATACTAATTTGCCCATGCGAGCAAAGATGAGCATACAAGGATATTCACTGCAGCTTTGTTTGTAAAAACAGACTGGCTAAACAAACTGCAGtacatacatattataaaatagtaTGCTGCTGTTAAAAAAGCTTAAGATAGGTCTTAATAGGCTGAtctgaaaagatgtttaaaagcGTATATGAGAAAAAAGGAAGGCACATAACAATGTATAAACATGTTCCCGTtatatgcaaaaaaagaaaacaaaacatttatgcATTTGTATATGCATAGAGAATTTCTGAAGAGATACAGAAAAACACTATTAATAGAGGTTGcttctgaaaaaggaaaattacatcTTACACTACATTTACTAGACACCGATAATTTTTTTACCACATACATGAATGGCTTTtctcatactaaaaaaaaaaaacactactagCATTAGATGAAAAATTTATAGATAGTGTGAGCTcacataaagtaaaaaatgttaacagtgggtATCTGTGAGTGGTGGAATTGTATTGGCATATTTCTTTACACTTTCCTGAACTTTCTAAACTTAATCCCATAAATGCATGTTACTTTTCTATAATCTGGAAAAGATGGattacaaatataaacaaattaaaaagaaaaaacagcttaTTACAAAGATGAGCAAACGATCTAAATAGGCAGTTCACAAAAGAAGTACAAacagccaataaacacatgaaaagatagtGAATCTCACTAGCAAACAAGAAAATGCTAATCTGAAAGGGATCATTTGACTCACTAGatgagcaaaattttaaaaatgactatttCATATGTTGGTGAGGCTTAGACAAAGAGGCACTCTCAGACACCACTCCTGGAAAACGTCAATTGTTATATACATTCTGGAGGGCAACTGGGCTGCACTTACCAGAAACTGAAGTGTGCACACCTTTGACCCATTAATTCTACCTCTAGAAATTCCATCTTGCAAAAATACTGGAAGTGTGGAGCCAGTGGGGAGGAAAGGAGTgcactttcactttttaaaatacagtatagaCTCCTACATTGCTTGAGcttttctttgccattttatattatttgtcagTTTAGTAAATTTGTAATACGTCAATACACTATTTTATATGCATCTATTaaacataaatgttttaatatatttgatatatttccttttacatgtatttattacaATGGCAATGTTTAAAGGAAAGCATAGTGCTCGGGTGGAACCCCTTTCCTCATTGCAAACAGAAAGGGGAGCTGAGCAAGGATCAGTTGTGAATGTTTGATGTTAAGAGAGGTTGAGCATCTGAACACAATGATCCTTGCAAGAAACTCAGCTGCTGACTCCTATGTGATGGCTGAGGAGACTGAGAAAGCAGCAACCTCCCCTCCTACCACATTTCATTCTGTCTTGATGTCTCTCCTGCAGGCCACACAGGACCCTTGGGAGAGTTAAGGGAACACACACTGGCTGCTGACATTTCGTTAGCAGGTACTTGTGCTGATGGGAGGGCAGGTAAAGTGGCTGTGCACCACCAAATCCATTTAGTCAACATTCAACAAATgcctatgtgccaggtactttggTGAAAGCTAGGATCAGAGAGAGGAATAGATACTGCCCATATGTTCAAGGAAGTCAAAATTCTGACTAGGGAGAAAAATGTGTTAGTAAACAATTATAGTGCAATGGCGTTAAGTGAAAGAATGTATTCTCCACTAGAACACAAGCTCCTAGGGAGTAGGGTAGTCTCCTGTTCATCACTGAGACCCTATATGTCTGTTGCATAAATGGAATAAGGACACACACCAGTGCTACGGGAGCCTACAGCGAGGAGTAGCTCTGTCTTCCTGAAGGCTCAGGAAAGGTTTCACCACATAAGGTATAATGTATAAGCTGTCTTAAAAACTGAGCAGTCAGGCCAGGAAGGAGTAAAGTATTTCATCAGGGACCAGCAGGCCCCAAAGCAGAGACACATGAAAGACCATATTATTCAAGGAATGCAAAAGGTTTGTTAAGTTAGAACTTGAATTTTACATTAATGAACAGCAAGACAGAAGACTGATGAGCCTGGGATCAGGGCAAATAAGATTTGCAGGCCATGCTTGACAGTTAGAATTTTTATTGGAAACCTTTTAAGAATTCCATGCAGAGAAGTGACAAGGGATTTGTGTTTCAGAAAGCTCATTTTGGCAGCATTGAAGGGCACTCCACAAAACCAAGTTTAAACTTACTGGGCATCTAATTCAATAGCTCAGTATAGTACTTCTCAACCACTGTAATTTGCTCCCTGGGTAATATCTGGCCATGTCTAGAGATGTTTTTGGTTATTGCACTGGGGGTGGGGGTCGGGGGATGAGgtagtgctactggcatctagtaggtagaggccagagatactgctaaacatcctatgaCACAAAGAATAGCTCCCCACACTTATACGACCCCAAACGCCAATAATGCCAAAGATGGGAAACCCTAGTCTAGTGAGAAGTGAAGAGGGTCACAGCTAAAGCTGTCAGAACAAAGAGGGGACTATTTAGAACAGATCACAAGGGACTCAGGACTTATGGATGTGGGAATGAGGTCAAGGATAATTCTGAGGTTTTAAGTTGAGTGAACAGACAAGCAGTGATGGCAATAAGCAGTGCTGCAAAGGTAAGAAGACAAGCAGGCCGAGAAAATGGTAGAAATATCAATTTTGAAtgtactaaattttaaaatctcagtggAACAAAGGATTCTTGCCtggtctaaaaataaaaataaaaaaataatttaaaaaatccttaccTGGGTTTTTCTGGCTGAAATTTTTATAAACTGCAAAATTTCCATTaaccttcccacccccacccttaaTCCAATTCCCCAGTCAGCTTAAAAATCCTCTGGCTGAGTCTGAAGTGAATTTTGTGGAATTTAGAGGAAGGCAGAAAACCCACCTGAGAGTGTGGCCAGGGTTCGTTCAGCTGTTCCTCGAAGGGTCTCCCCAGGCTGCCACTCTGCCTGGGGCAGTATCCAAACATCCTGGTCTCCAAACTTCTCTCTGACTAACAGGACAAGGTTCCTGTCTAGCTTCCGGTTCAGGGATGCCCGGtcattcttttcatcagcttCTACAGCAAAGGGGGTCAGAGGAGGTAAGAAGACTGTGATCTGCCAGAACCAAGAAACTTGGAGTTTTACAATCTTCCTTTAAGATCCACAATccttgccctcaaagagcttagaACCAAATTACACCTCGACCCATCTCTCTAACTCTGACCTCTTCCAGGGAAGAGTCTCACAATCTTGAGGAAACTAAAAGGTAAGAAATCAAGAGGTAAACTTCTTTGAATAGCAAACCATATTTTGAgtcttcaaaaaagaaacaatgatcaTACTAATTCAAACACAACTACTTCATTGGTTTTGATACTATTACTGACTTAACCAGCCCCTACTTTCTCTGTTCTTCAGTCTTCATCTGTGAAACAAGGAAAACAGAACCCAATCTCCCGCTTTAAGAGGGATTTCACATAAAACACAGGAATTAGTGGAAAAAGGCTTCATTTGCCCCACTCTCAGTCTCAAACTTGGAGTTAAACACAGAAAACATTCACAAAGTTTAACTGAGAGAAAAGGCCATTCCAATACCCTTACCTCTCACTCGAAAATAAGACAGACTTTTTAAGTCATATTATGGTAGATGTGAGCAACAgagaaaagaatatgaaattaTTTGTTACTTAAAACACAAAGCAGGGTCCAAGCAACTGTCTTTTATTTGGAAATCCAAATaccccttttcccttccttcctgctggCCTAAAAGGATCACAACCTGTTATGCGAGCTCCAAGTCTGAACTGTAGAAATTTCTGCTCCCACATATCTTCCAAATCTTGCACCAGCAATATATCCTGTTCATCTTCTTCATCATAAAGGTCAGCTTTCTTCTTTGCCAGCCGCTGGTTTTCATCCAGAGCACGAAGCTCATGGTCTGAATACAGGCTTCTCTCTATCTCAATCTGGGAAAATTAAAAGGGCAAAAAACTACCTTAATCTggcaaaattaaaaggaaaaaaaaaaccaggaggAATAAAACAGAGATATGGCACGCTTGGCAGGCTCAGAAGTTTATCACTCAACATAACCAGATACACAATCAAAACACCATGCAGAAaggaaacagagggaaaaaagatCCTCTGAACTTTGGGCTTGAGTTACATATGCCAAAAATGTTAGAATGTCACTGGGGGTCAAGACTGCTACAAAAACAGAGAGCTGGGTTGGGCAATGCCTGCTCACTTACCACAATCCAGTCATGTCAGTCTTTGATCAGAATCTCACTCACCAAGGACTTTCCTGTTCAGGGACTTTCAAGAGGCTGTTCCTTCTTCCTAGAATGTTTTTCCTCACATTCTTTCTTCTGGGAGAGTCCTACTCATCCTTCTGACTTCAATTTAAATATGACTGTCTCAGAGAGACATTTCTCATAAAGAGAAAAACCTGTATTTAGAAAGCCTGAGACATTCCTTGACACtcaccataaaataaaatgtggtgtatttATTAAACACTCTTATAGTGCCTTGTGTCTTCCTTAACAACACTTATCAGGGTCTGCATTTAGTTGTATGATTATCTGGTTACTGACTGATGCCCTCACTCAACCAGACTGAAGTACTCTGAGAACCAGAGCTACTTCTGCCTTACTCATTACAGCATCTCTATCACTTAACATACTCTGTGATGCATAGTATGGGCACAATGAACATCTGTAGGTTGAGTAACATATATTTGTCAAGCGAGcgagtaaatgaataaatcaagcAAAAACCACAGGAGAGAAGTTTATAGTTCTCAATAGACCAAGACAAAAACATCTCGGCTTCTGAGGAAACACATCACCCTCCAAACACTTTCTGTAGTGACTTCACACCCTCACAGCCACTATACTGTTTTTGCCCATGCTTCCTCACTTGCCCCTCACACATATAGCCCCATGAGGTAAAACACAGTAGGCTTATCACAGGCATCTTACAGATGTGCCCACCGCCTCTTGTATTTCCTTCTTAACATTCATCACATCACAAAGACTTTCCCCCTCCAGACTTGTAAGCTCCTAGTGACAGGGACCGATTCTTGTTCACCACAGGATCTCTATTGTGTTGCATGAACAAGAAGTAGAGTATCTCCAAAGAGTTGCCTAAGGTGACGATAAAGACGGCCAATGAAACCACTTTTTGTTGAACATCTATGTATCAAACCAAGTCAGTAAGGTAGGTACCATTCTGCGGATAAGTACCATATACTTAAGTTCAGAGAGGTGAAATTACTCGCTCAAAGTCACGCAGAATAAACGTCACTCTGAACCCTGCATCTCAGTCCTACCTGCTGCAACAGAGACGCCATCTCTTCCTGCAATGGGGTCAACGGCTTGGAGACTACAGGTGGCCGCTGCAGGCACAACGCGCCCAACAAGCGCCATGGGGATCCGTTGCTTGAGGGTGCGGCTGCAAGAGCCAGGCTGCGAGAGCTTAGACTACCGGCCCAGAGCCTCTCGAACCGCCGCCAGCCCCCCGCCACACCTAACAGCATCCGCCTTACGGGCGCCGCCATCTTTCGTTCTCCCACAATGCACCGCGGCTCCCTAGGATCCCTCAGCCGCGGGAGCAGCAAACCAGGGGAGAGCTCAGTCCCGGAACTGCGAGAACGAACCATTCGCATATGGAGGGGTGAGCCAACATCTCAGAACattaaaaaagggaaagaatcCCCTGGTGAACCACAGTGAAAGTCTTATTGagcatttaaatggaaataaaaatattcagtggACCTGATGAAGAGTAGATGACTTTCCCTTCTGTCCCCTCCCCGACCGGCACTCATGGTACCGGCGCCGGCGCAGCTGTGACTGACGCTGCCGACGGAAACTGACTGGGGTCAATTCAAGTCATGCAGGCTGTGAGAAACGCGGCGTCGTGGTTCCTGCGGTCCTGGACTTGGCCCCAGACAACCGGGTAACAAATGGCTG
This window of the Nomascus leucogenys isolate Asia chromosome 6, Asia_NLE_v1, whole genome shotgun sequence genome carries:
- the MRPL46 gene encoding 39S ribosomal protein L46, mitochondrial, which translates into the protein MAAPVRRMLLGVAGGWRRFERLWAGSLSSRSLALAAAPSSNGSPWRLLGALCLQRPPVVSKPLTPLQEEMASLLQQIEIERSLYSDHELRALDENQRLAKKKADLYDEEDEQDILLVQDLEDMWEQKFLQFRLGARITEADEKNDRASLNRKLDRNLVLLVREKFGDQDVWILPQAEWQPGETLRGTAERTLATLSENNMEAKFLGNAPCGHYTFKFPQAMRTESNLGAKVFFFKALLLTGDFSQAGNKGHHVWVTKDELGDYLKPKYLAQVRRFLLDL